The following coding sequences are from one Plectropomus leopardus isolate mb chromosome 10, YSFRI_Pleo_2.0, whole genome shotgun sequence window:
- the LOC121949132 gene encoding high choriolytic enzyme 1 has translation MPSTMILLGVLIGLLAQAYTLPLKNSTGVHEGKVRLKRKYSDEITDRDEMNAMDQILAVNSRLRAPRGLLFRERGDIASSYIRSAITCPGNACLWPKSVDGFVYVPFMLSPLYDDMDRITIETGMQDISSGSCIKFVPRTHEVSFLDIQPRYGCWSFLGQTGGSQTLSLQTPGCMWSGVAAHEFMHALGFVHEQSRSDRDHYVSIVWKNIMPDHIHNFRKQVTNNLNSPYDYNSVMHYGRYAFSEDGGPTIIPKPDPYIPIGQRDGPSNLDLHKINVLYNCGANE, from the exons ATGCCTTCTACCATGATCCTTCTGGGCGTCTTGATTGGCTTGCTCGCCCAGGCGTACACTCTACCTCTTAAG AATTCTACTGGGGTGCATGAGGGGAAAGTGAGGTTGAAAAGGAAATACTCAG atGAAATTACAGACCGTGATGAAATGAATgcaatggatcaaatcctggcAGTCAACAGCA GGTTACGAGCCCCCAGAGGACTGTTATTCAGAGAGAGGGGAGATATTGCCAGCTCATATATACGGAGTGCCATAACCTGCCCTGGCAATGCCTGTCTGTGGCCTAAATCAGTTGACGGATTTGTTTATGTTCCCTTCATGCTCTCTCCACTCTATG acGACATGGACCGAATCACCATAGAAACTGGGATGCAAGACATTTCCTCTGGATCATGTATTAAATTTGTCCCACGCACCCATGAAGTGAGCTTCCTGGATATTCAGCCTAGATATGG CTGCTGGTCGTTCCTGGGGCAGACTGGAGGAAGCCAGACCCTGTCACTGCAGACTCCTGGCTGCATGTGGTCAGGAGTGGCTGCCCATGAGTTCATGCACGCCCTTGGCTTTGTGCACGAGCAGTCGCGCTCAGACCGAGACCACTACGTGTCAATTGTGTGGAAAAACATCATGCCAG ACCATATTCATAACTTCAGGAAACAGGTGACAAACAACCTCAACAGTCCATATGACTACAACTCTGTTATGCATTATGGAAG ATATGCGTTCTCTGAAGACGGTGGACCAACAATAATCCCCAAACCAGATCCTTACATTCCCATTGGCCAGCGAGATGGACCCAGTAATCTAGATCTTCATAAAATAAACGTTCTATATAACTGTG GTGCCAATGAGTAA
- the tra2b gene encoding transformer-2 protein homolog beta isoform X1, producing the protein MSDNGKGYGDRESRSRSRSVSPRGSGKSASRSPARSPARSKEGSRHSRSKSRSRSRSKSGSHSHRGSRRHYSRSRSRSRSYRRRSHSRSYSGERRRRSHSRSPMSNRRRHIGNRANPDPNGCVGVFGLSLYTTERDLREVFSKYGPLADVSIVYDQQSRRSRGFAFVYFENTDDAKEAKERANGMELDGRRIRVDFSITKRPHTPTPGIYMGRPTYGGGGGPSGPRRSSRDYDRGYDRGYDRGYDRGGYDRYDDRDHYRSYRRRSPSPYYRGAYRSRSRSRSYSPRRY; encoded by the exons ATGAGCGATAACGGCAAAGGTTACGGCGACCGG GAGTCTCGCTCCCGATCCAGGAGTGTGAGTCCACGGGGCTCTGGGAAGTCAGCGAGCCGCTCCCCAGCTCGGTCGCCTGCCCGCTCAAAAGAAGGCTCCCGCCACTCCCGCTCTAAGTCTCGGTCTCGATCCAGGTCAAAATCTGG GTCCCACTCCCACCGTGGCTCACGGAGACACTATAGCCGATCTCGCTCCCGCTCAAGGTCCTACCGTCGCCGATCTCATAGTAGGTCATACAGTGGAGAGCGCCGGCGCAGGAGCCATAGCCGCTCACCGATGTCCAATCGCCGTAGGCACATTGGCAACCGT gCCAATCCAGACCCCAACGGTTGCGTGGGAGTATTTGGCCTGAGCTTGTACACCACAGAGAGGGATCTGAGGGAGGTCTTCTCCAAGTACGGCCCCCTGGCAGATGTCTCTATTGTGTATGACCAGCAGTCGAGGCGCTCCAGGGGCTTTGCTTTCGTCTACTTTGAGAACACCGATGACGCTAAAGAG GCAAAAGAACGAGCCAATGGCATGGAGCTGGATGGTCGTAGGATCAGGGTGGACTTCTCCATCACCAAAAGACCTCACACTCCAACTCCTGGAATCTACATGGGCCGGCCCACATA CGGTGGAGGGGGTGGTCCAAGTGGTCCTCGCCGCAGTTCACGCGACTATGACCGTGGATATGACCGCGGCTACGACCGTGGATACGACCGAGGTGGTTATGATCGCTATGACGACAGGGACCACTACAGATCATACAG AAGGCGATCTCCATCCCCATACTACAGAGGGGCTTACAGGTCTCGGTCCAGATCGCGGTCTTATTCTCCCC GTCGCTACTGA
- the tra2b gene encoding transformer-2 protein homolog beta isoform X2, whose translation MSDNGKGYGDRESRSRSRSVSPRGSGKSASRSPARSPARSKEGSRHSRSKSRSRSRSKSGSHSHRGSRRHYSRSRSRSRSYRRRSHSRSYSGERRRRSHSRSPMSNRRRHIGNRANPDPNGCVGVFGLSLYTTERDLREVFSKYGPLADVSIVYDQQSRRSRGFAFVYFENTDDAKEAKERANGMELDGRRIRVDFSITKRPHTPTPGIYMGRPTYGGGGGPSGPRRSSRDYDRGYDRGYDRGYDRGGYDRYDDRDHYRSYRRSPSPYYRGAYRSRSRSRSYSPRRY comes from the exons ATGAGCGATAACGGCAAAGGTTACGGCGACCGG GAGTCTCGCTCCCGATCCAGGAGTGTGAGTCCACGGGGCTCTGGGAAGTCAGCGAGCCGCTCCCCAGCTCGGTCGCCTGCCCGCTCAAAAGAAGGCTCCCGCCACTCCCGCTCTAAGTCTCGGTCTCGATCCAGGTCAAAATCTGG GTCCCACTCCCACCGTGGCTCACGGAGACACTATAGCCGATCTCGCTCCCGCTCAAGGTCCTACCGTCGCCGATCTCATAGTAGGTCATACAGTGGAGAGCGCCGGCGCAGGAGCCATAGCCGCTCACCGATGTCCAATCGCCGTAGGCACATTGGCAACCGT gCCAATCCAGACCCCAACGGTTGCGTGGGAGTATTTGGCCTGAGCTTGTACACCACAGAGAGGGATCTGAGGGAGGTCTTCTCCAAGTACGGCCCCCTGGCAGATGTCTCTATTGTGTATGACCAGCAGTCGAGGCGCTCCAGGGGCTTTGCTTTCGTCTACTTTGAGAACACCGATGACGCTAAAGAG GCAAAAGAACGAGCCAATGGCATGGAGCTGGATGGTCGTAGGATCAGGGTGGACTTCTCCATCACCAAAAGACCTCACACTCCAACTCCTGGAATCTACATGGGCCGGCCCACATA CGGTGGAGGGGGTGGTCCAAGTGGTCCTCGCCGCAGTTCACGCGACTATGACCGTGGATATGACCGCGGCTACGACCGTGGATACGACCGAGGTGGTTATGATCGCTATGACGACAGGGACCACTACAGATCATACAG GCGATCTCCATCCCCATACTACAGAGGGGCTTACAGGTCTCGGTCCAGATCGCGGTCTTATTCTCCCC GTCGCTACTGA
- the LOC121949174 gene encoding hatching enzyme 1.2 yields MERIILLCLVSTCLSTIHAQKYFFSPKWGPIGYKERKEQDRTAMDEIIKANEFQASRIIDGTTSLREGDIAVSAGRRSKVCFARSCLWSKSVDGHVYIAYKLSPEYTEMETKMIKKGMESVEKGTCVRFVPRTHQRDYIDIQPKSGCWSYLGARGGKQTVSLQSPGCIQVGVITHEFMHSLGFVHEQSRFDRDNYVTIMWPNIWRDRLRNFEKFKTDNLDLPYDYGSIMHFGMYAYSQDGEPTIIPKNSLKSKDIKLGQASSLSHIDKMKINKLYKCGGKDDY; encoded by the exons ATGGAGCGGATTATCCTCTTGTGCCTGGTTTCCACCTGTCTCTCTACCATACATGCTCAG aaatatttCTTTAGCCCAAAATGGGGTCCCATTGGCTATAAAG AACGTAAAGAGCAGGACAGGACAGCGATGGATGAAATCATCAAAGCAAATGAGTTCCAAG CTTCCCGGATCATAGATGGCACTACCAGTCTCAGAGAgggagacattgctgtttctGCTGGTAGACGCTCCAAAGTCTGCTTTGCCCGTAGCTGCCTCTGGTCTAAGTCAGTGGATGGACATGTCTATATTGCATATAAGCTCTCACCTGAATACA CTGAAATGGAGACAAAGATGATAAAGAAAGGGATGGAAAGCGTAGAGAAAGGTACCTGTGTGCGGTTTGTTCCACGGACTCACCAGCGAGACTACATCGACATCCAGCCAAAGTCTGG GTGTTGGTCCTACCTTGGTGCGCGTGGTGGAAAACAGACCGTGTCTCTCCAGAGCCCTGGCTGCATCCAGGTTGGAGTGATCACCCATGAATTCATGCACTCCCTGGGCTTTGTGCACGAGCAGTCTCGCTTTGACCGGGACAACTATGTCACCATCATGTGGCCAAACATTTGGAGGG ATCGTTTGAGGAACTTTGAAAAATTCAAGACTGACAATCTGGACCTGCCATATGACTACGGCTCCATAATGCACTTTGGGAT GTATGCCTACTCTCAGGATGGGGAGCCAACCATCATTCCCAAGAACAGCCTGAAGAGCAAGGACATAAAGCTGGGCCAGGCATCGTCTCTCAGTCACATTGACAAGATGAAAATCAACAAGCTTTATAAATGCG GTGGCAAGGATGATTACTAA